The genomic interval AATGTCAGACGCTTCTCGGGCCCCAATAGCGTGGTGAATCACTCCCTGACAAAACAGTGGTGCTCGTGCTAGCCGGAGCTATAACTTCTTGAGGCTTTGGCCGGTGTCTCTGAACCTGTCGAGACTACATTGGATTTCACAGGCATCGTGCAGTCGTCGTCAGCTTCAAGATCACTGAATGACACATCTTCATCATCTCCCAAGAGGGTCGCAGTGCCATCGTACCCATCTAAATCTGAATCTTCTTTAAGCCAatcatcatcctcatcttcATCGTCATCCTTATAATTCTGGACTACTGCTTTCAAGGATGGACCAGCCACGACATCCTTATCCTTCGTCTTTGTCAATGGCTCCTCTTCAATAACAGACTTGTCGACAACGTGGACCTCTGTACTTGCAACAGAGTACTTCTCAAACTCTCTGGTCACAGAGTAAGTAGGAGGTTCAAAAGCAAATGTCTGGACCGACATGTTTCCAGGATCTTCATCGGATGCAGCATCGTCTACTTTCTCCTGCCATGCATCACCACTATCTCTTAGGTACGAACTGCCCCTTCTAAGCCAGCCTGTTTCCTTTTTGGTTCGCTTTTGTAGTTCTTGCATCCACATAGCCCTTGCAGCCTCAACCTGCCAAGAAATACGTGATTAAATTCAGTCCTTTTGACATACAAGGAAGATTTAGCAACGTCTGTTACAAATAAATTTGTGTATTCCTTCAGAAAATAACCAATTGTCATAATCCAGTAATCCACCAACCTATGTAAGACTTTTCCAACAACTGCTCTATTTTTAGGCTAGTGAAGTAGAAATTATATCGAACATAGATAATTTCCAAACCTTCCCTCTATATACTATAtactaatataatataatataaatcttAAACATCATCGTAAAATTTCCAAACCTTCCCTCTATATACAAAGAACAAGTAAGCGACAACAACCTCAAAGTATTGACTACATGGATAATTTTACAAAGAGGTCTTGGAATTCAAAACATTAGTTCCAGCTTTGGAGTGACCAAACCCGGAAGTACAAAGACAAATTACAGAGCATTTACAAAGCAGTAGTTGATTGCTTGTCTTAAAAATGGGCTTGACATAGGTAAGAATCCTAAGATCAACCTTTTAAGTGGAATTTAGGGAATTATAATTTCATATCCAATGAAAAGAAGAAGCTTGAAAGAGTTATTTAAGCCTAGAGAAGAGGGGATCTTCATATGAGGGATTTAGACTTTTTTGACCTGAACACTAACCCCTCTGCTTGAGATGCAAGTAtaaaggcttgaagaatgtaaCTCCCTAAAACTTCACAAAGGACCAACTTACCTGGGGTGTGGACAGGATTTCAGCATCATATTTATTGAGTCTGGAGTGCAAGAGAACAAAATAAACCTTCCAAAAGTAGCTCTCACTCATGTGAGCAGGGCAAAGTTCAATTCTGAGAGCAGCTAACCTACGGGTCAGATGTTGAATAGCCAACACATGCTTATGCTGTGCATCGGACAAATCAAAATctgcaaaaaacaaaaaatgtacACCTATGACATAAATCATAATGTTGTCACTCTTCacagaaagaaacaaagatgGTGAGTATAGAAAGAAACAAAGCTGTCAAAAGAAATTCAATCCAAAGATACTGCCTTGTCACATCTAATACTGTCACATCCCATTTAACAAgctcaaaaacattttcattggGCACAGAAAACCAATGGTGAGTTGCACCCACTGTTTCATGCAATTGCAGTCAACTATGACATTCTCTCTTAGAAATTATCCTCAAGGCCATATACACATGAATGTCACATGTTAAGGCAAAACATAGATGCATTAATCCGATGTCATAGTTGGACTACAAACCTGGACAGATGCATGTTCAAATTGGTGGTTGCAGAAAGCGCAGCACAAGGTGACTAAAAAAGCTAAGTCATGAGTGGGGTGAGGACTGGCATCTACCTAAGGAGTCATGGGAATGTGCTGACTACTGGGGACAAAGCCATTGTTTTGAATCTCAATGACATGTTAACAGAAGTGCATGTGACAAACATGGACGAGGACGTGATGTGCTTACAGGACTAGtaagcc from Diospyros lotus cultivar Yz01 chromosome 8, ASM1463336v1, whole genome shotgun sequence carries:
- the LOC127807842 gene encoding uncharacterized protein LOC127807842, coding for MSWLARSIADSLRIDDDGDDEDQTDNDNHHAAPIDRHTESEDEDEEDDDRAGRGVREDLSELRQTLTRQLWGVANFLAPPPPPPPPRPATASRPIHRLVSDRVRQEPSDQSCSGEDGLGSVGISRPPGSDRDGSMTGFSDRSTDQLESEIWITGSNFPRYEEEDDDPIRDAVGITQEVLAFAMNIAHHPETWLDFPLEEEDDIDDFDLSDAQHKHVLAIQHLTRRLAALRIELCPAHMSESYFWKVYFVLLHSRLNKYDAEILSTPQVEAARAMWMQELQKRTKKETGWLRRGSSYLRDSGDAWQEKVDDAASDEDPGNMSVQTFAFEPPTYSVTREFEKYSVASTEVHVVDKSVIEEEPLTKTKDKDVVAGPSLKAVVQNYKDDDEDEDDDWLKEDSDLDGYDGTATLLGDDEDVSFSDLEADDDCTMPVKSNVVSTGSETPAKASRSYSSG